DNA from Dermacentor andersoni unplaced genomic scaffold, qqDerAnde1_hic_scaffold ctg00000050.1, whole genome shotgun sequence:
CAGCAGCCAATCCTCAGTCGCAGAAGGAGGGAGGTCTCCCTGCGTGCGAGGCCGCGCTGTGGAAGTGGTCGCGGAGGGCGGCCCAAGGACGTCCGCTTGTCCGGATGGCAGGCCAGCAGATGGCGCCGAAGCCTGTGGCTTGTGAAATCATTGGCTGTCACAGCCAGGCTAGGCGGGACCGCGCAGTGGTTGGCACGCTTTGCCAGTGCATCTGCTTCCTCGTTGCCTAGTATCCCTACGTGGGCTGGAAGCCAGTGCAGGGACACTGAGCAGCCCGCCTCCTGGAGCGCCATCAGCCTTGTCGAGAGCAGGGCAACCCCGAGGCTGGCCCTTTCTGGCCTCTGCAGGCTGAGAAGTGCCGCCCTGGAATCGCAGTAGATGGTCACTGGGGTCACCGGCAGCTCCTCTGCGAGTAAGTCTACAGCCAGGTGAAGGCCTGCTACCTCTGCCGCTGTTGACGTCGCATGGTCGGGGAGGCGACACTGCTTGCTCTTCCGCAAAGCGGGCACCACGCAGGCCGCAGTCGACGAGCCTGTGTCTGGCATCACCGAGCCGTCAACGTAGATCTGCAGGTTTCCTACGTGGTCCTCATGCAGGAGGGAGGCAGCCGTCTGTTGAAGGGCACAAGTCGGGGAGCGCCGTTTGGAAACGCCGGGCAGCTCTGTGGTGATGGGTATGGGTGGTCTCTGGGGAGGAGGCAGCTGTGCGTTGTTCGCTGGAGGCCTCCCGATCACCTCCTCGTACAGCCCACAGAGTCTGCCCATCTGTGAATGGGGCCGCGAGCACAGTCGGGAGAGCAGGGCACCGACGTCTGGTCCATGGTGGAGGCGGTCAACATGGCGTAGCCCCTGCTGCAGGAGGAGGAGTGACCGGGGCCATGCTCCTGCCTCGGCCAAGGTTGCAGCGACTTGGGAACTGCGGGGAGCGCCCAGGCAGAGCCTAATCGCGGCCCGATGCTGCAGCTCCAGCTTCTTGAGACGGGCAGGTGGTAGTGCCACGAGTGGGAAGGCGTACCGCAGGCGTGAGGTAGCTGCTGCGTCGTACAGCCGCAATGCCCACCCAGTGGTACAGCCCTGTCCTCGGGCAAGAAGCTGGGAGACTGCCTTGCGGACCCGGAGGACCTGCACCTGCAGGATCTTGACAGCAGGCAGCCAGGACAGTCGGTGAtcaatgcgcagccccaggtaCGTCACTGCAGTGCTCCAGGGTAGCTGGACGCCTTCCAGGTGCAGCCGGGGTGCTGTGCGGCGGGCGGCTGCTCTTGGGTGGAGCAGCATGGCCTCCGTCTTCCTTGCCGAGATGGCAAGGCCAATGCTGCTCAGGTAAGCAGCGGCGGTGTCGAGAGCTCTTTGCAGGGCCGAGCGTGCGCTGCGGTGGTTGTGTGGTGGGCTTCGCACCCACCGGGCGATGTCGTTCGCGTAGATGGAGGCGCTCACCGGATAGTCGGggtcgatcggcagggcagcaggaAGCCGGGCCACGGCCAGGTTGAACAGGAAGGGGCTCACCACTGACCCTTGTGGGACGCCCGCTGCCACCGGCCGAGGGGAGCTCCTCGATTGGCCCACTCGTACCCTGAGGGTGCGTTCCTCCAGGAACGACGAGATGAACCGCCGCAGATTCCCTTTGATGCCAAGTAGGTCCAGGGCCTGCTGAACGACTGGGTGGGGCAGGccatcgaaggcccccttgataTCGTTAAGCACCAGGAGCACGGCGTCACCGCAGGCCTTGGCCTCTTCCAGCGTGGAGACCACATCCGCGATGGAGTCCGCGGTgcaccggcgccgccggaaccCCGTCTGCTCGTCGGCCAGGAAGCCACGGGCACGGGCCACCCAGTCCAGTCGGACCAAAGCAATGGCCTCCATCACCTTGCAGGCGGCGGAAGTGAGGGAGACCGGCCGGTAGGAGCTCACGTTTCCAGCCGGCTTTCCGGCCTTCAGGATGGGGGCCACGATGGCTGTGCGCCATGACTCCGGCACCTGCCCTGACCGCCAGATGTCATTGTAGCAGTCGAGCAGGCGCTGCTGCTCGCTGGCGGCCAGGTTGCGGAGCATTTAGGTCGTCACTCCGTCGGCTCCTGGTGCGCTGCGGCGCTTCCCCCTCTTCAGGGCACATAGACCAGGAAGAAAACGGGCGTTCGCGCGCTCTCGCTGAAACGGGAAGAAAACAGATGCGCGTGGGTTTGCGTTGGCCGCGCCCATAGTCGCGCTGTTTGCGAGAGAGACAGGAGGCTCCTCCCGGTGAAAACAGATGCGCGTTACGCGAGACGAAAGAGCAGAGACCCGCGGGGGGTAAATTGGATAAGATGATGCGGCACACGGAGGAGCGTAACCAACGCGCGCAGCCAACGCGCTTAGAAAGAGAGCAGCGACCGCAAAAAAAACAGAtgttgtgtgtgtgcacgcgcctGCTTTTTTGCTACAGTAGTTGGCGGGAAAACCGCGGCTCCTCAAGAGACTGCTTATACAAAAAGAGACGATGTattacactggagaaaaaaaaaagagacgatgtattacactggagaaaaaaaagagacgatgtgttacactgaagaaaaaaaagagaccatGAGGCGATGTAACTGGACTGGATGAAAAGGATAATGTATTACACTGGAGAAAAAAGACGTTGAtacactggagaaaaaaaagTTTCACTGCTATtgttgctgatgctgctgctgctatgtcAGCTGCGTGCCTGTTAACACATTTCACTCTGACTACGAGGAGCAATACAAaaacgtacccgccgtggttgctcagtggctatggtgtttggctgctgagcacgaggtcgcgggatcgaatcccggccacggcggccgcatttcgatgggggcgaaatgcgaaaacacccgtgtacttagatttaggtgcacgttaaagaaccccaggtggtcaaaatttccggagtcccccactacggcgtgcctcataatcagaaagtggttttggcacgtaaaaccccatatattattattattattattacaaaaaCGTCGAAACGTCGTGCAAACCACTTCAGTCGAATTTGCTCACACACGCAGCGTCATGGAGAAAACTGACCATGTGGCATGGCGGGTCGACACAAAAAATAAACCCGTTTGGTTGCCCGATTAAGTTCTGTGGTTGTGTGTTCTCGAGAACAAAATTACGAGAGATCGTAAGTCgagagaggaaaaaatggagctccGGTAAGTGGGCATCCGAGGTAAACGGCACCTAGCAATATTGTGTCTGGTCTCGAATCTCAATAATTAGAGAGAATTCGAGAGTAATCGGAAAAAACCAAGTTGGTCTCGAGACAAAAGTTTACGTTATGGTGTCTATGTTCTCTTGAGATTTGGAGTTACGTGCCATTTTACGCACTTCCGGTGCCGATCTAGAAAGTTCTTTCGAATGTGCGAGAACATCTAAAAGGTCCGATGGCGGATGTTAATGCTGATTGGCTATTGCCGAGGCGAGCGCCCTTTCCCCACTGCGTTCCCATTGGTTAACTGGGATTGCGCAAGTTCTGAGAACGTTGCACTAGCGTGGAGCGCGCCGATTGGTGCGCGCGCTCGCTCTTTCTCTATGCCCTCGCCCCACCGGATGCTCCGCGGGGTATATAAGGAGCGGCGCTCGCCCTCGAGAACACACCATCGCCGGGACCGCCAACAGGAGGAGGACTCCACACCACCACGATGTAAGTGATCGACCAGGTTATGTTGCGCTCTGTACTCTATGTCGGGCAAACAACCCATTGGACTCTCCCCGTTTTGCTGCCCGTCGCACTTGTCATTACTTACGCATTCTTCTCTCGTGGGTCAGAACTGGGTAGCGACTTTTTTCTTGATAGATCAGTTAGATTGTCGTACAGAACCTATGTAGGTTTGCCATATTTCTTTGTTCAAAATTTTATGGGGTTAGCTTCTGGGAACTTGTAAGACggagaaaagaaaggatagaCTATGAGCAAATGCCGTTTTTTGCGTTAGCGACATCCACGTCTTCCTTTTTTGCCTTGCATTCCATCCTAGCCGGTAGGCAAAAATAAGTAACGCAAAATTGGCTATTTACCGCTTTAGAATGTTAGGAACGAGCTGTTGAGTTCAGGAGCGAGACTTTATGATATCGTTAAGCGCGTAGCTGATTCGAAGGGGGGTTTGGGAACGAAATTCACTCACTCGGGGACGAATGGTCcgcgtgaagtggagacactcggTTGGTGCTGTAAGGCCAGGAGTGTTTGTGGCGCCTCAGCTAGCAAGTCGGCACTCGCATTGCGCATGTTGGGAGTGGCGCGCCAGCTTTTAATAGGAAAGGAATTCCTTGGTTCCAATCGAGCTATGTCTCCATTTTGCGACACAAAGTAGGCGCGGTAAAATCCAATCGAGCGATCATCAATCGACAAGCTAATCTTTTCTCGCAGGGTAGTCGACGGTCTAAGGCATGCCGTCGGTTGGTGATTACTCGATTGTAGTAGCGAGGAAGCACGTTCACTGATCATTGTCAAAAGTAAATGGAAACGTGCGTAAAGTAGGAACGAGCTTGGGGATCGGGACTTCGCGTCAGGATAGATGTATCGGTCAGGATAGCAATAGTCAGAACGAGAGAATAATGCGAATGACAAGTTATTCGGCCCGTTAGGTCTTTCGTCTTTTTTGTATCGGATTTTTTTGTCTCGATGTTTGGAGGCCGTTTGTGTGACCAACCGCGTTAACCCATTGAGATAAAACAAACGTTATTTCCAGCTAGGGGGTAGTATTTTGCTTGTAAAGTATAGTTAACGGATAAGTGTGCGCACACTTTCGCGCGTCGCGTGTGGTGGGACGCGGTGGGTTGGGGGGGTCGGTCAAAGTAGCCAGGCGCGCCGCGCTAGCAACCTTTGAAGGAGATAACGTTTGCGTTAGCGCATTGGTCACACAACTGTTGTCACCTCTCACGCGGGACAGGGCTGTTTTTTCTATCTTCTGGATCGTAGATTGCTACGTAGTTCATTGCCTTCGAGCTCGCTATTACAGCGTAAGCACCCGGGTATACGTCTGCGCTTGGTGCAATATTCCGAATGGGTTGGTATTACCGATTCCAACGGCGAAGGGTTGCGTCTTGGCTGGAGACTGCTTTCCCGTACCTGTTAACACCATAAGGCGAGGAATTGGTGTTCTCTGGGTGTAGGAGGCTGTTTTCATCTAAACGTGATTTACACGTCGACTCGAGTAACCTTCTCTCTACCGATGTTGGCCTTAACTGGCCTTCGGGAGCTGGAGAACATAAGGTGCTCTTGTTTGTTACGTTCACTGAGTTGGTCGATGCCGATACCTACTTATACCCTGTGGTGCGGCCGTACGGGCATTCTATACACGGGTAGAAGGCAATGTGTACGTAACAATAGACGATCCAATCTATCTATTCTCTTTAGAATTGTGTTGCGTGGTGGACTgtgtggaaaagaaagaaaagtcctcCTCCGCGTCCCTTAGGATTAACAGTAGGTCCCTTTACCTCCGCCTTATATTTCTCAACCATTTAGCTGTTTTATTTTTTCGAGGGATTTCTCCCCCTGTTTTTTTAGTTCTGAAGCTTTAATGAACTTCGTGCGTATGTTTTAATACTCACGAAGCTAGTGGAGGTGTATCGTTATGAGCAGCAGTAGTTGATCTTTCGAGATCAAAATAAGTATACTGCTGCGACACAGGCAAAATTTGGCGTTAGACGCCGGGAACCAATTGGCTGATTAGCTTGGTTTTATTTTTGGTACGGTGCCGATCCTAAACCCCCGAAAAGTACCATGCCCAGTAAGGTGCGCGTGACGACTCTTTTGTGGCTCAAATGGGTCTGGTTGATCGGCAGGGCTTCCTCGAACACTCGGCCGGCAGGCAATAGCCGCCGTCGCCTTCAGTGCGCAGTCGGTGATGCATGGGAGTGTGTTTGGCACATAACTAGTACATGGTACTGTTAGGTGTTACAATCCCGAGCACACACGTCGTTTTGTAGTCACGGTGTCAGGTGACTCAGGGGGTTCGTCGTTCGCGGGTGGGTCCTCGTCGGCCTTTACCATCACTTCAATGGTGTGGGACAAGTGCCATGCGGCGAGTTCTTCTCACTCGTTTAGGGCGGCGTTCCCACCGCGACGAAGCGGCCGGGTCCTCCAACTCGAAAGAGCGAGGCACACTCCTGTGGCGCTCAGTCGGGGTCTGCTTCACACTTTCTCTGTCTTTACTTCTTCGTTGCCCGGTCGGCGAGTGATATGGCGCGTGTGTCTATGCACGCCTCGGCCGACTCTATATCGGTACACCTGAGACATGGCGTCAAGTCTCTTGGGATGCTGTCCGAGTGTTTTTGGAAGTGGCCACCCATATCACCGGCAAAACGTACTCACGTTGTATCCCGAACGATTGCGAAAAGTAGGGGGATTTTTTTATATTTGGACCCGCGTTACAAAATTTAGGCTTGTCGGTTAGGTTTTTGGTTGATTTCTCTTTTTTGTCCTAGTCGATAGGGATTTTTGGTAGGCATTAGTAGGGTCCGCAAGTAGTCAATTGGACGGAAGCATCGTTGCCTGTTGGAGACTCTATCCAGCCCTCCCCCGGCTCGCGTGGGCTCTACCTCTTGGGGGTTCTGCCTCCTTGTTGGTTCTGACTCATTGCGCAGTCCGGGATCAGCGGGGAGCCCTGGTAGGTCTATCCCCTCCAGAAATGCAGACACGGCATGTTACTGGCAATACCATCTGCCCGGTGGGGAAAGCCTTGTGCCCTCAATCGGTGTTGGGTGTGCGCTGAACAGTCGTGTCACACAGAGTACCGAGGAGGCGAGATGTTGACGGTCATTTGGCGAATGTCGTAGGCTAGAGCTTCTCGTAAAGAGGGTACCGTGTTTTTAAAGCATTTCTCGAGTGCCCCCGCCGAGATACGGGTGAGCATTATGTTCCCGTTGCGGAGGCAGAGACGTCCCCGGGTAAGACCTCGTGCGTTTCCACTATTGGAATTTTTTTGGGGGGCAAATAATTGTTTGCGGTGTCGTAGCGGCAAGGGTCGAGCAAACTCGCCTGCGACATGGCATTAAGTAGGTTGCTCGACCTGGGCGTTGGTGAGTGTCTCTCAACTGTGAAGGTGTGGGTCTGTACGCATGGACTAGGTGACTATCCGTGGTCGGCAAATGCGTAAGCTAAACAACCGGCCCGGGTATTGTACACACGACATCCCGTGCAGTTTGCTCCCCGGAAGGTATCCAGCAGCATACTTGGATCATGCTCGCAAACAGTTGGTTGACCCGCTGAAATTTTAACGCTCATTCGATATATTTATCACTGTGGAAAACGCAAAGGCTCCGACTCGTCACTGTTAAACCGAATAAAGGTAATTCTCAGGCGGGGGCCCTCGGGAATGCGCCCTCTTGTGAGAGAAGCTTGACTTTTGTCCGCTCGTAACGTAAAACCAGGGGAGTTCCGTGTAATCTCGTTGCAGTCTGGATTGTGCTAACCACCCATTTTTTTTAGTCGGCTTGCCAATGGGCCCCCTCGATCGAGGCGGAAGGTAACTTTTGCTCACTGGCAACGCGACGACACGGTTAGGCAGTCCATTGCAGCTGCGAGTGACGGCTAGTTAGTTAGGACTTAAATTAAAAGATGAAAAGGGGTAGCGGGTAGCCGGGATTAGCTTAGCTCTAATGTATTGGTCCCTTAGGGGGGTCAGGAGCGAAAAAAAGGagccttctcttctttttttcgccaaGAAGCGAAAAGGACGTTGTGGTGGCACTGTGGTGGGCCTTTTCGCTTCTTGGAGAAAAAGGAGAAGAGacgtgtttctcttttttttccattaatcaacgtctctctctctggaaGAAATCAAGGGAAGAGAAGAGACGAACGGCCGTCAAGATGCAACGACGACCGCATAGTTGGTAGTATTaatgagaagaaataaaaagaatttTATTATTTCCCGTTACTTACGTCTACGTCGTCTTTTTTCTCTGTGCGGTTGGCTGATATGCCGACTTGTACGACAGAGAGAAGGAGGGTGGGGAGTTTGTATTTCAGAGTTGCGAGTCAGTCACTGACTTTGAACTTGCACCACACCTCGAGAGAGGGCGCTGCCTTGGAGCATTGACTTTGAACTTGCACCACACCTCGAGAGAGGGCGCTGCCTTGGAGACGCATCGCTAGACACAAACAAGACTCTCCATCGCGAGAGATACTGCAACACATTAGTCTTTTTTTTTGGCTAGCAATTACTTAGTCTCTTTACAAATATATGGCTCCTTACTTAGTCTCTGCATTTGATACTGCTAGGAGGAGAACTCGGTGTCGGGAGATGCAGTATTGAATagtagtgttttttttaatttgggaGATAGGGCTATTTATGAGAACCTATACACCACCTTACTTAGTCTTCTTCGCGCATGGAATTCTATGCCTCCCGTTCGCGATTTCTCTCTACAGTCTGGTGGACGGACAAGCTCGCATCTCGACTACTGCCATCTTGGGTCAGTCTTCTTTGCGCATAGAATTCTATGCCTCCCGTTCGCGATTTCTCTCTACAGTCAGGTGGACAAGCTCGCATCTCGACTACTGCCATCTTGGGTCAGTCTTCTTTGCGCATAGAATTCTATGCCTCCCGTTCGCGATTTCTCTCTACAGTCTGGTGGACGGACAAGCTCGCATCTCGACTACTGCCATCTTGGGTCAGTCTTCTTTGCGCATAGAATTCTATGCCTCCCGTTCGCGATTTCTCTCTACAGTCTGGTGGACGGACAAGCTCGCATCTCGACTACTGCCATCTTGGGTCGTCGCAACAACGATTAGCGTTAAGTGAAGTGATGAATAAAGAAATTATGAAATATAGCAGACAGCGAAGACCATCAGCGGTGGATTACGGTAActggtgtgtggtgtgtgtgtgatttttttcttctacttcttctttcttctctctctacaCAGTCCTTCCTCGATAAGCGGTAATTACTTACTGTACGTTGAAAAGTTCCTGTAATCTTAAGGAAATAAAGCATGAGGGTGGAATATAATGCACGTGCACCCCCAAATAAGGAAAGGCAGCAAGTAATATATATCTaaataacaataacaacagcaGCCACAAGTGAGTAAGAGGTGATATTTATTCATAATAATTCAACGAGCTAAAACTTCCAAAGCTGCTGAGCCACGTCGTGCTCTACTTCGTCTCCGCCGGCGCTGGCACATCCGCGAAACCTCTTGGTGTCGggctcgtcctcgtcgtcttcggAACCCTTGCTGCCGTTCGAGGAGGCCGCTTGAATGTGGCGGTAGGCAGGCTCGGCGCGGTACTTTCAGTCTTCCCGGAACTTGCGCATGATGAGCTTGTACTGGATGTTGTTGTGGACGAACGGCATGTTGAGCGCGACAGTGTCGCCCAGATGCATGAGGAGCGCGTGCACGTGGTGGTGCAGGCCGTAGGTGAGGGTGGACAGGTCCAGAGAGTGAACGACGCTGGGGAAGGAAATGGTGGGCAGTTCCATGACCGAGGGCACGTTGGTCGGCTTGACTTCCTTGCCCCTGACCAGGGCGTCGATGGTGGACGAGTGGCGCTTGGAAGCCTGGTACTGGTCGTTGGGCCACGTGGAAATGAGGTTGTTTTGCCAGTCCTTGAGCAGGCGCGCGTCGGGCAGGCTCTTGCGGGAGGAAGCGTACAGCACGGTCATCTCGATCATGTGCTTAAACAGATGGGCCATGAAGGGATTTCCGATGCTCTCGCCCCGGGCGGCGATGGTCTTTTGCATGTAGGTGCACTCGTTCAAGGGAATGGAACGGCCCGCGTACACGGTGGCGTCCCTCACGGTCTCGAAGTTGCGGAATAGGTTTGCGATCACCTTTCCTCGCTTGGACAGTTTGCCTCCGTCCACAGTTTCCAACTCCTcggtggcggcagcggcggccgcgggttgttgttgttgctgtggcgccggcggcggcgttacctcctcctcctgctgcggctgctgctggggGGCGGGTTGTTGGGGTGCCCGGTGCTCCGGCTGCTGCTGAGGGGCTCGTTGCGGTCGGCGGGCGGCGGGCCGAGCGGCTTCGGTGGCGCTGGCCACGGTGGCGGCAACGACGGGTTCTTCGTTAGCGGCGTCCatgtctctctcttctttttttaaaaaacgAGAGAAAGGCAAAACAGAAGACAGAAAAGAACGGATCGTCAAACAGGACTACTGCGTATCAATCGGGCACTTCGCGATAGTACGATATCGTCGTACATAAAAAATAGCCAAGTAGCTGGTTTTTTTCGCGAGAATATTGCGCGAATATAGGTGTCCAAGTTCCTTTTTTTGCAAACGCGTCCACTTTTTTTAGGCGAGATGACCGAGTACGATCTGCTCGCGACGGCGCATTCACTGCTCGCCGGTCCCGACGAGCGCCCGGTGCCACCGGACCTCGCTAAATTGGCGCGCATCGCGTCCTATCGATACCTGCCGGCGGCTTCCCGTCACGGAGGAGGTAGGGCGTGCGACGTCACGCTGGAAGACGGTAGCGAGTGCACGCTGGAGTCGGCGGTGTGGAACGCGGTGCTTTACGACCACGTTCGAGTGGTGCCCGCCGACGCGAGACTTATTCGATGCGCGAGCGACGAGGAGTACGCGGAGTATTACTACGTGGCCCTGGGCGGCTACGCATTTGGGATTGAGAATTGTACATTTAATCGAATGGAGTCGTTCCCTTCTGCTCTGGTGTATTCTGAACACGACTGGGAGGCCACCCTGCATCGAAGTTGGGCATGTTACAATTACGGACGATGGGATCGCGATTGGTGCAGGCGTC
Protein-coding regions in this window:
- the LOC140214460 gene encoding uncharacterized protein yields the protein MLRNLAASEQQRLLDCYNDIWRSGQVPESWRTAIVAPILKAGKPAGNVSSYRPVSLTSAACKVMEAIALVRLDWVARARGFLADEQTGFRRRRCTADSIADVVSTLEEAKACGDAVLLVLNDIKGAFDGLPHPVVQQALDLLGIKGNLRRFISSFLEERTLRVRVGQSRSSPRPVAAGVPQGSVVSPFLFNLAVARLPAALPIDPDYPVSASIYANDIARWVRSPPHNHRSARSALQRALDTAAAYLSSIGLAISARKTEAMLLHPRAAARRTAPRLHLEGVQLPWSTAVTYLGLRIDHRLSWLPAVKILQVQVLRVRKAVSQLLARGQGCTTGWALRLYDAAATSRLRYAFPLVALPPARLKKLELQHRAAIRLCLGAPRSSQVAATLAEAGAWPRSLLLLQQGLRHVDRLHHGPDVGALLSRLCSRPHSQMGRLCGLYEEVIGRPPANNAQLPPPQRPPIPITTELPGVSKRRSPTCALQQTAASLLHEDHVGNLQIYVDGSVMPDTGSSTAACVVPALRKSKQCRLPDHATSTAAEVAGLHLAVDLLAEELPVTPVTIYCDSRAALLSLQRPERASLGVALLSTRLMALQEAGCSVSLHWLPAHVGILGNEEADALAKRANHCAVPPSLAVTANDFTSHRLRRHLLACHPDKRTSLGRPPRPLPQRGLARRETSLLLRLRIGCCWTGARRHRHGLIASPACASCGEPETLEHLLLAGPAYLQQCDRLLQEFRRLGLPSARQEDILFPGRSELRPP